In Vibrio stylophorae, the genomic stretch CCATTGGCAAACCCTAACCTTTGGTTGATACAATAATGACGCACAATTGGTTTATGGTATCACTTTCTCTACGGGCAAAAAATTCTATGGCGCCACGTCCTCGACATATTTCTCGCAGTGCGCCTCGCGCTGCATCACAAAAACCCACTGGGCAGATTCGAATTATCGCCGGACAGTGGCGTGGCCGTAAGCTACCAGTGCATGATGCACAAGGGTTGCGTCCCACCACAGACCGAGTCAAAGAGACGCTATTTAACTGGTTGATGCAGAAAGTGCGCGGCGCCCGTTGTTTGGATCTCTTTGCCGGTAGCGGTGGTTTGGGATTTGAAGCGCTGTCTCGCTATGCCAGTGAAGTGGACTTTGTTGAGAAGGAGTCGCTCGCGGCTAACCAACTCAAACAAAACCTCGCTAGTTTGAAGTGTGAACAAGGACGCGTGCACCACACTGATGCGCTGCAATTTTTGCAGCAACCCGCAAAACCTTATGATCTGGTGTTTCTTGACCCACCTTTTCACCAAAATCTACTGGCTGATGCCTTGGCTTTGTTGCAACAATCGGGTTGGCTTCATGAGGGGAGCTGGATCTATATCGAAACCGAACGCGATTTAGCCCTCACACTTCCGGCACATTGGCACTGTCATCGCGATAAAACGGCAGGCCAAGTCCATTATCGACTTTATCAATGCGAGCAGAAAAATGACGACGTTCTTTAATTGGCTAGCCAAGCTGGGTATGTTGGCGGTTTGGGGATTGTGGAGTTATAACTGGTTTGTTCCACTTGAGGGGCTAGCCAGTGCCATTCTTACGGGTATGGGCTTTCTCGTACTAGTCTTGCATCTACTTCAAGTGGCGCTAGCAGCCAGCGCAGTGAAAGCGATGAAACAGCAGATGACCGCTTGGGATAAGCTCAATGTACTACTGTTTGGTACTTTTGGTTTAATCGATATTCGCCGCAAGTACCTGCAAATGCCTAATGACAACAGCGTCAAAGCACCTTAAGTCAAAGTGCCTAAATTGCGCGTACATCTCCCCATTCTCTGGGCATAAAAAAATCCGCTATCACAGCGGATTTTTTGTATTCATTCTAATCAAACATGCCAGTGGCACATTAGATCATTCGCTCCGCTGCATAGGCTTGAAGCTCAGCTTGGCTGATTTCACCCATCAATACATCATCGATGTAAAGATGCATCATCTCACCCACACGTACGCCGTGAACTTTTTGCGTCACCCCATCTTCATAGGTGACTTGCATGCTAATGGCGTTATCTTCCACTGATAGCCATTGGGCTGATTTCACCTGTGGTGCATCGATTTTTGCCAATGGTGGGCGGGTTAAATCGCTGTCCACTTTTGAGTTTACTTTGAAAATGGCGCCAACAGGCTGATCCACAACCGCAGGTGATTTACCTGTGATGATGTTTTTACCAGTCCAAAACTCAATGGTGTTAAACAGGAAAAGATCGACTGTCGCAGCAGCACTGTAGACAGGTGACAACAACATAAACAAACCTGCACGTGCATAGCGGTTATCCACCACACTCAAGTTTGCTTTGGTCACTAGCTGGCTTAGACCCATTTGGCCCATACAGCCAGTCAGTAGCGTTGTTGCCAATGCAGCGGCAACCAATGATTTACGCATCGCTTTATACTCCTCGAAAAAAAGCGGCGCGATTATATAGTGGCGAAAAAAAATGCAT encodes the following:
- the rsmD gene encoding 16S rRNA (guanine(966)-N(2))-methyltransferase RsmD; protein product: MAPRPRHISRSAPRAASQKPTGQIRIIAGQWRGRKLPVHDAQGLRPTTDRVKETLFNWLMQKVRGARCLDLFAGSGGLGFEALSRYASEVDFVEKESLAANQLKQNLASLKCEQGRVHHTDALQFLQQPAKPYDLVFLDPPFHQNLLADALALLQQSGWLHEGSWIYIETERDLALTLPAHWHCHRDKTAGQVHYRLYQCEQKNDDVL
- a CDS encoding DUF1145 domain-containing protein, yielding MTTFFNWLAKLGMLAVWGLWSYNWFVPLEGLASAILTGMGFLVLVLHLLQVALAASAVKAMKQQMTAWDKLNVLLFGTFGLIDIRRKYLQMPNDNSVKAP
- a CDS encoding DUF3332 family protein — encoded protein: MRKSLVAAALATTLLTGCMGQMGLSQLVTKANLSVVDNRYARAGLFMLLSPVYSAAATVDLFLFNTIEFWTGKNIITGKSPAVVDQPVGAIFKVNSKVDSDLTRPPLAKIDAPQVKSAQWLSVEDNAISMQVTYEDGVTQKVHGVRVGEMMHLYIDDVLMGEISQAELQAYAAERMI